The Cherax quadricarinatus isolate ZL_2023a unplaced genomic scaffold, ASM3850222v1 Contig67, whole genome shotgun sequence genome window below encodes:
- the LOC128688239 gene encoding retinol dehydrogenase 13-like isoform X3 yields MVGSMVVNGVATGVVLTLAVKFVYRYQSGRCTSKTRLVGKTAIVTGASAGIGKVTARDLAQRGARVILACRNVEKAATVAEDIKKTTGNKDVVVRQVDTSDLTSVRKFAKDILNTETALHILVNNAGLNGFDTKKLTADGLELTMATNHFGPFLLTNMLLGLLKASGPSRVVNVSSVVYTYGSSLNVDDLNYEKNKYPGSFISYSQSKLANILFTRELAEKLRGTAVTANSLHPGIVATEMIWKGEARLSNYFFGPLIWFLGKDAELGAQTTSYLAVSDEVNNVTGKYFVDCKESDISDLAKDAGLAKKLWEASEQIVKLKPEETHY; encoded by the exons ATGGTGGGCTCTATGGTAGTGAATGGAGTTGCTACTGGTGTGGTATTGACATTGGCTGTCAAGTTTGTCTACCGTTACCAGTCGGGAAGATGTACCTCCAAAACAAGACTAGTTGGAAAAACTGCCATTGTCACAGGAGCATCTGCAG GTATCGGCAAGGTAACGGCTCGGGACTTGGCTCAGCGCGGCGCCAGAGTCATCCTAGCTTGTCGTAATGTTGAGAAAGCTGCCACAGTCGCAG AGGACATAAAGAAGACCACAGGCAACAAAGATGTGGTAGTGCGGCAGGTAGACACGTCAGACCTGACCTCGGTCAGGAAGTTTGCTAAAGACATACTGAACACAGAAACTGCTCTCCATATTCTG GTGAACAACGCAGGACTGAATGGCTTTGACACGAAGAAGTTAACGGCAGATGGTCTAGAGCTGACTATGGCAACCAACCACTTTGGCCCCTTTCTGCTTACTAACATGTTGTTGG GGCTGTTGAAAGccagtggtccaagtcgggtgGTCAACGTGTCTTCTGTGGTGTATACCTATGGCTCCTCGCTGAATGTAGATGACCTTAACTACGAGAAGAATAAATATCCTGGAAGCTTCATCTCTTACAGTCAGAGCAAACTAGCGAATATCTTGTTTACCAGAGAGCTGGCAGAGAAGCTGAGGGGAACAG CTGTGACTGCTAACAGCTTACACCCAGGTATAGTGGCCACTGAAATGATATGGAAAGGTGAAGCTAGACTTTCAAACTACTTCTTTGGTCCGCTTATCTGGTTTTTAGGTAAA gatgCAGAACTTGGAGCCCAGACTACTAGTTACCTGGCAGTTTCTGACGAAGTGAACAATGTTACTGGCAAATATTTTGTTGACTGTAAG GAAAGTGACATCTCAGACTTGGCAAAGGACGCTGGACTGGCTAAGAAGTTATGGGAAGCTAGTGAACAGATAGTGAAGCTGAAACCTGAGGAGACTCACTATTAG
- the LOC128688239 gene encoding retinol dehydrogenase 13-like isoform X2, with the protein MCNDNRTSQAANMVGSMVVNGVATGVVLTLAVKFVYRYQSGRCTSKTRLVGKTAIVTGASAGIGKVTARDLAQRGARVILACRNVEKAATVAEDIKKTTGNKDVVVRQVDTSDLTSVRKFAKDILNTETALHILVNNAGLNGFDTKKLTADGLELTMATNHFGPFLLTNMLLGLLKASGPSRVVNVSSVVYTYGSSLNVDDLNYEKNKYPGSFISYSQSKLANILFTRELAEKLRGTAVTANSLHPGIVATEMIWKGEARLSNYFFGPLIWFLGKDAELGAQTTSYLAVSDEVNNVTGKYFVDCKESDISDLAKDAGLAKKLWEASEQIVKLKPEETHY; encoded by the exons ATGTGTAATGATAATCGTACAAG TCAAGCGGCAAACATGGTGGGCTCTATGGTAGTGAATGGAGTTGCTACTGGTGTGGTATTGACATTGGCTGTCAAGTTTGTCTACCGTTACCAGTCGGGAAGATGTACCTCCAAAACAAGACTAGTTGGAAAAACTGCCATTGTCACAGGAGCATCTGCAG GTATCGGCAAGGTAACGGCTCGGGACTTGGCTCAGCGCGGCGCCAGAGTCATCCTAGCTTGTCGTAATGTTGAGAAAGCTGCCACAGTCGCAG AGGACATAAAGAAGACCACAGGCAACAAAGATGTGGTAGTGCGGCAGGTAGACACGTCAGACCTGACCTCGGTCAGGAAGTTTGCTAAAGACATACTGAACACAGAAACTGCTCTCCATATTCTG GTGAACAACGCAGGACTGAATGGCTTTGACACGAAGAAGTTAACGGCAGATGGTCTAGAGCTGACTATGGCAACCAACCACTTTGGCCCCTTTCTGCTTACTAACATGTTGTTGG GGCTGTTGAAAGccagtggtccaagtcgggtgGTCAACGTGTCTTCTGTGGTGTATACCTATGGCTCCTCGCTGAATGTAGATGACCTTAACTACGAGAAGAATAAATATCCTGGAAGCTTCATCTCTTACAGTCAGAGCAAACTAGCGAATATCTTGTTTACCAGAGAGCTGGCAGAGAAGCTGAGGGGAACAG CTGTGACTGCTAACAGCTTACACCCAGGTATAGTGGCCACTGAAATGATATGGAAAGGTGAAGCTAGACTTTCAAACTACTTCTTTGGTCCGCTTATCTGGTTTTTAGGTAAA gatgCAGAACTTGGAGCCCAGACTACTAGTTACCTGGCAGTTTCTGACGAAGTGAACAATGTTACTGGCAAATATTTTGTTGACTGTAAG GAAAGTGACATCTCAGACTTGGCAAAGGACGCTGGACTGGCTAAGAAGTTATGGGAAGCTAGTGAACAGATAGTGAAGCTGAAACCTGAGGAGACTCACTATTAG
- the LOC128688239 gene encoding retinol dehydrogenase 13-like isoform X1: MKRYELPWYLVNKERMAAAEGSGGSKEVFFGAAGQAGSSARQSSRKLVRQLINWRHWRTSFLRCQAANMVGSMVVNGVATGVVLTLAVKFVYRYQSGRCTSKTRLVGKTAIVTGASAGIGKVTARDLAQRGARVILACRNVEKAATVAEDIKKTTGNKDVVVRQVDTSDLTSVRKFAKDILNTETALHILVNNAGLNGFDTKKLTADGLELTMATNHFGPFLLTNMLLGLLKASGPSRVVNVSSVVYTYGSSLNVDDLNYEKNKYPGSFISYSQSKLANILFTRELAEKLRGTAVTANSLHPGIVATEMIWKGEARLSNYFFGPLIWFLGKDAELGAQTTSYLAVSDEVNNVTGKYFVDCKESDISDLAKDAGLAKKLWEASEQIVKLKPEETHY, translated from the exons ATGAAGAGGTATGAACTACCTTGGTACTTGGTAAACAAGGAAAGGATGGCAGCGGCAGAAGGGTCAGGAGGCAGCAAGGAAGTGTTTTTTGGTGCAGCAGGGCAGGCTGGATCGTCAGCTAGGCAGTCTAGTCGCAAGCTAGTTAGGCAACTGATCAATTGGAGACATTGGCGAACTTCGTTCTTGAGATG TCAAGCGGCAAACATGGTGGGCTCTATGGTAGTGAATGGAGTTGCTACTGGTGTGGTATTGACATTGGCTGTCAAGTTTGTCTACCGTTACCAGTCGGGAAGATGTACCTCCAAAACAAGACTAGTTGGAAAAACTGCCATTGTCACAGGAGCATCTGCAG GTATCGGCAAGGTAACGGCTCGGGACTTGGCTCAGCGCGGCGCCAGAGTCATCCTAGCTTGTCGTAATGTTGAGAAAGCTGCCACAGTCGCAG AGGACATAAAGAAGACCACAGGCAACAAAGATGTGGTAGTGCGGCAGGTAGACACGTCAGACCTGACCTCGGTCAGGAAGTTTGCTAAAGACATACTGAACACAGAAACTGCTCTCCATATTCTG GTGAACAACGCAGGACTGAATGGCTTTGACACGAAGAAGTTAACGGCAGATGGTCTAGAGCTGACTATGGCAACCAACCACTTTGGCCCCTTTCTGCTTACTAACATGTTGTTGG GGCTGTTGAAAGccagtggtccaagtcgggtgGTCAACGTGTCTTCTGTGGTGTATACCTATGGCTCCTCGCTGAATGTAGATGACCTTAACTACGAGAAGAATAAATATCCTGGAAGCTTCATCTCTTACAGTCAGAGCAAACTAGCGAATATCTTGTTTACCAGAGAGCTGGCAGAGAAGCTGAGGGGAACAG CTGTGACTGCTAACAGCTTACACCCAGGTATAGTGGCCACTGAAATGATATGGAAAGGTGAAGCTAGACTTTCAAACTACTTCTTTGGTCCGCTTATCTGGTTTTTAGGTAAA gatgCAGAACTTGGAGCCCAGACTACTAGTTACCTGGCAGTTTCTGACGAAGTGAACAATGTTACTGGCAAATATTTTGTTGACTGTAAG GAAAGTGACATCTCAGACTTGGCAAAGGACGCTGGACTGGCTAAGAAGTTATGGGAAGCTAGTGAACAGATAGTGAAGCTGAAACCTGAGGAGACTCACTATTAG